From one Flavobacterium sp. N502536 genomic stretch:
- a CDS encoding class I SAM-dependent methyltransferase codes for MTNSWTERWNDRYSTEEFAYGTAPNNYLKETLEKLYPGTILFPAEGEGRNAVFAAKLGWNVSAFDISSEGKNKALKLAQSQNVAINYQVGELETLNYQPEQFDAIALIYAHFPAEIKSEIHKTLDQYLRKGGYILFEAFSKKHLEYLAINDKVGGPKDIASLFSIEEIQSDFPDYEIIILEEKEIELNEGLFHNGKGSVIRFIGKKK; via the coding sequence ATGACCAACTCCTGGACCGAACGGTGGAACGACCGTTACAGCACCGAAGAATTTGCCTATGGCACCGCGCCCAACAACTATTTAAAAGAAACCTTAGAAAAACTATACCCCGGAACCATTCTCTTCCCTGCCGAAGGTGAAGGCCGAAATGCCGTTTTTGCTGCTAAACTAGGCTGGAACGTTTCAGCATTTGATATTAGTTCAGAAGGGAAAAACAAGGCTCTAAAACTAGCCCAATCTCAAAATGTCGCTATCAATTATCAGGTTGGAGAACTTGAAACCTTAAACTATCAACCGGAACAATTTGATGCCATCGCTTTAATCTATGCACACTTTCCGGCAGAAATTAAATCGGAGATCCACAAAACACTCGATCAGTATCTGCGCAAAGGAGGTTATATTCTTTTTGAAGCGTTTAGCAAAAAACACCTCGAATATCTGGCCATCAACGATAAAGTGGGCGGACCAAAAGATATTGCTTCTTTGTTTTCGATCGAAGAAATTCAATCTGACTTTCCCGATTATGAGATCATCATATTGGAAGAAAAAGAAATCGAACTCAATGAAGGTCTTTTCCACAACGGAAAAGGTTCCGTTATCCGATTTATAGGGAAGAAAAAGTAA
- a CDS encoding MoaD/ThiS family protein: MIEIKYFGAVAERTQCELEKVAFSEVSLQELLRDLDQKYQFDSLVFSVAVNQKIVSKTVDCTLQTNDVVALLPPFAGG; this comes from the coding sequence ATGATTGAGATTAAATATTTTGGAGCTGTTGCCGAAAGAACCCAATGTGAACTTGAAAAAGTAGCTTTTTCTGAAGTGTCACTGCAGGAACTATTGCGCGATTTAGACCAGAAATACCAATTTGATTCGCTTGTTTTCAGCGTAGCGGTAAATCAAAAAATAGTTTCAAAAACAGTAGACTGTACGTTGCAGACCAATGATGTGGTTGCTTTATTGCCTCCATTTGCAGGAGGATAA
- a CDS encoding META domain-containing protein has protein sequence MKKVLLLCALMSVILSCKSVAVKKTNTNETTSQTTPEEEDLSVYFEATGNEPFWGLKFGKDKIVFTSLIEGMESISFNAVEPIRAMDANVKMYKVNNGKTSATITIQQFECTDSMSGTVFPYTVKVEMKDQTLNGCGKYITDYRLHDIWVLEELNGKKVTASDFQKELPRIEINAAENKFMGFGGCNSIGGTIFFEKGLLRFSDVISTMMACMPGNKEGEFVQALQSTNTYSIGDLRLTLSNPNGKLLVFRKVD, from the coding sequence ATGAAAAAAGTACTTTTACTATGCGCCCTAATGTCTGTGATCTTAAGTTGTAAGTCGGTTGCAGTTAAAAAAACAAACACGAATGAAACAACTTCTCAAACAACTCCAGAAGAAGAAGATTTAAGTGTTTATTTTGAAGCTACTGGAAATGAACCGTTTTGGGGATTGAAATTTGGAAAAGATAAAATTGTTTTTACATCGTTGATCGAAGGAATGGAATCCATCAGTTTTAATGCTGTTGAACCCATCAGAGCAATGGATGCCAATGTAAAGATGTACAAAGTAAACAATGGGAAAACTTCGGCTACCATTACCATTCAGCAATTCGAATGTACCGATTCAATGTCGGGAACTGTTTTTCCTTATACGGTTAAGGTAGAGATGAAGGATCAGACCTTAAACGGCTGTGGTAAATACATTACCGATTATCGTTTGCATGATATCTGGGTATTGGAAGAGTTAAATGGAAAAAAAGTGACTGCTTCTGATTTCCAAAAAGAATTGCCAAGAATTGAAATTAACGCAGCGGAGAATAAATTCATGGGATTTGGGGGATGTAATTCAATAGGAGGAACCATTTTCTTCGAAAAAGGATTGTTGCGATTCTCGGATGTAATTTCAACTATGATGGCTTGTATGCCGGGTAACAAAGAAGGAGAGTTTGTACAGGCATTACAAAGTACAAACACCTATTCAATTGGAGATCTAAGATTGACATTGTCTAATCCTAATGGAAAACTATTGGTGTTTAGAAAGGTAGATTAA
- a CDS encoding molybdenum cofactor guanylyltransferase — METLTAFILCGGKSSRMQSEKGLVLFRGKPFIEHIISAILPVTAEIRLVTASKEYDYLPYQKIPDVIADKGPLGGIYTALLQSETEFNLILSCDIPLISTELLQELLSKHTEEAGITVFASESRMHPLIGIYSKKMIPFIKKAIDTDALKMMDLLAGIPHQIINLDESEIIPLTNINSADELNDLNANLS; from the coding sequence ATGGAAACACTAACAGCATTTATTCTTTGTGGAGGAAAAAGTTCCCGGATGCAGTCAGAGAAAGGATTGGTTTTGTTTCGGGGAAAGCCTTTTATAGAACACATCATCAGTGCGATTTTGCCTGTTACAGCAGAAATTAGATTGGTTACGGCATCAAAAGAGTATGATTATCTCCCGTATCAAAAAATACCCGATGTTATTGCAGATAAAGGACCTTTGGGAGGGATTTACACTGCTTTATTACAGTCTGAAACCGAATTTAACCTGATTTTGAGCTGTGATATTCCGTTAATTTCAACAGAATTATTACAGGAGTTACTCTCAAAACATACGGAAGAAGCCGGAATTACCGTTTTTGCTTCAGAGAGTCGAATGCATCCACTGATTGGAATTTATTCCAAAAAGATGATCCCTTTTATCAAAAAGGCTATTGATACGGATGCACTAAAAATGATGGATTTACTGGCGGGAATACCGCATCAGATTATTAATCTGGATGAAAGTGAGATTATTCCTTTGACCAATATTAATTCGGCTGACGAATTAAATGATTTGAATGCCAATTTAAGTTAA
- a CDS encoding DUF4202 domain-containing protein: protein MNTPFQKASQLIDAENAQDPNIETDQNTTYPKELLYSDRMYKRLMQFEPEASEEIQIASKAQHICRWKVARESYPMDRVGYLKWREELKKFHAKNTAGILEKVGYAPEFIDRVSFLIEKKLLKKDAETQLLEDVICLVFLEYYLDPFVHKHDEEKLKNIIKKTWDKMSDKGHQEALKINYSEENLNLIKASLGL, encoded by the coding sequence ATGAACACACCTTTTCAAAAAGCCAGCCAATTGATTGATGCTGAGAACGCTCAGGATCCTAATATCGAAACCGATCAAAATACAACCTATCCGAAGGAATTACTGTATTCTGACAGGATGTATAAGCGATTGATGCAATTTGAACCTGAGGCTTCAGAAGAAATTCAGATTGCTTCAAAAGCACAGCACATATGCCGATGGAAAGTAGCACGCGAATCCTATCCAATGGATCGTGTGGGGTATTTAAAATGGAGAGAAGAGCTTAAAAAATTTCACGCAAAAAACACTGCAGGAATTTTAGAGAAAGTAGGATATGCTCCTGAATTTATCGATCGTGTTTCCTTTTTGATTGAAAAAAAACTACTTAAAAAAGACGCTGAGACACAGCTGCTTGAAGATGTTATTTGTTTGGTTTTTTTAGAATATTACCTCGATCCGTTTGTGCACAAACACGATGAGGAGAAACTCAAAAACATCATCAAAAAAACCTGGGATAAAATGTCAGACAAAGGACATCAGGAAGCCTTAAAAATCAATTATTCCGAAGAAAACCTAAATCTGATAAAAGCCTCTTTAGGACTATAA
- the cobA gene encoding uroporphyrinogen-III C-methyltransferase, translated as MQSLKIPKLTIVGAGPGDAELITMKAIKVLEQADVVLYDALVNEELLAYASNAEIIFVGKRLGCHAYTQDQINELIVSMAKRHGHVVRLKGGDPFVFGRGSEEIEFTEQFGIETAIVPGISSALGVPASAGISVTQRKVAESFWVITGTTSDHKLSKDIHLASKSDATVIILMGMHKLEEIISIYQQNRTDNLPIAIIQNGTKKTEQKVIGTIGSIAKLVAEKNITSPAIIVIGEVVKNTSSWISYFQEHFEDEFIFQNLNL; from the coding sequence ATGCAAAGCTTAAAAATACCAAAACTAACGATTGTAGGCGCAGGACCGGGTGATGCTGAACTGATTACGATGAAAGCGATAAAGGTTTTAGAGCAGGCCGATGTGGTTTTATATGATGCTTTGGTCAATGAAGAATTGTTAGCTTATGCATCAAATGCCGAAATTATTTTTGTGGGAAAACGACTGGGCTGCCATGCTTATACACAGGATCAGATTAACGAACTGATTGTGTCAATGGCAAAGCGACACGGACATGTGGTTCGTTTAAAAGGAGGCGATCCGTTTGTTTTTGGAAGAGGAAGTGAAGAAATCGAATTTACAGAACAATTTGGAATCGAAACGGCAATTGTTCCCGGAATTTCATCTGCGTTGGGAGTTCCTGCCTCGGCTGGAATTAGTGTTACACAGCGCAAAGTGGCCGAAAGCTTTTGGGTCATTACCGGAACAACCTCAGATCATAAGCTGTCGAAGGATATTCATCTGGCTTCTAAATCGGATGCGACCGTTATTATTTTGATGGGAATGCACAAATTAGAGGAGATCATTTCTATTTATCAGCAGAACAGAACCGACAATCTTCCCATTGCCATTATTCAAAACGGAACGAAAAAAACAGAACAAAAAGTGATTGGAACTATTGGTTCAATTGCTAAATTGGTTGCTGAGAAAAATATAACATCGCCGGCTATAATTGTCATTGGTGAAGTAGTGAAAAATACGTCAAGCTGGATTTCTTATTTTCAGGAACATTTTGAAGATGAGTTTATTTTTCAGAATTTAAATTTATAA
- a CDS encoding DUF2130 domain-containing protein, translating into MAEQSSIQCPNCGTPIDVNDVLKHQLEDSIRKEFQQKANAQSKEMELKNEQFEKAKAEFEAKKKQENELFAERLDRERKVAEKEITQKLKTKLEEENKDRLQLMEKELSEKSEKLRELNKMEGEIAKLQREKLEMKEAIEAEAQKQLNATLVLERDKIRKQEEEKNELKIKEYQKQSDDQKKLIEEMKRKQEQGSMQLQGEVMELAIEEWLASNFPLDTIDEIKKGANGADCLQVVNTREVQNCGSIYYESKRTKAFQPAWIEKFKNDIRTKRANIGVLVTEVMPAGMDRMGMRDGIWICTYEEFKGLSAVLRQSLIQVSQAVQAQENKGDKMSMLYDFLTSNEFRLQVEGIVEGFTQMQSDLDSEKRAMQRIWKQREKQIEKVVHNTLGMYGSIRGIAGNAVQTVRALELDFVEDEEEQKTKELE; encoded by the coding sequence ATGGCTGAGCAATCTTCAATCCAGTGTCCAAATTGCGGCACCCCAATCGATGTAAATGATGTTTTGAAGCATCAATTGGAAGATAGTATCCGTAAAGAATTTCAACAAAAAGCTAACGCTCAATCCAAAGAAATGGAGCTTAAAAACGAGCAGTTTGAAAAAGCAAAAGCTGAATTTGAAGCCAAAAAGAAACAGGAGAATGAACTTTTTGCTGAACGACTGGACCGCGAAAGAAAGGTTGCCGAAAAAGAAATTACTCAAAAATTAAAAACCAAACTCGAAGAAGAAAATAAAGACCGTTTGCAGCTGATGGAAAAAGAGCTTTCAGAGAAATCGGAAAAACTGCGTGAACTTAATAAAATGGAGGGCGAAATTGCTAAGCTTCAGCGCGAAAAACTCGAAATGAAGGAAGCCATCGAAGCCGAAGCTCAAAAACAGCTTAACGCGACTTTAGTTTTAGAACGCGATAAGATCAGAAAACAGGAAGAGGAAAAAAACGAGTTAAAAATAAAAGAATACCAAAAACAGTCTGACGATCAGAAAAAGCTGATTGAAGAAATGAAACGCAAGCAGGAACAAGGTTCTATGCAATTGCAGGGTGAAGTAATGGAACTGGCGATCGAAGAATGGCTAGCCAGTAATTTCCCGTTAGACACCATCGATGAAATAAAAAAAGGGGCCAACGGAGCGGATTGTCTTCAGGTTGTAAATACCCGGGAGGTACAAAATTGCGGTTCTATTTATTACGAAAGTAAACGTACTAAAGCTTTTCAACCCGCCTGGATTGAAAAATTCAAAAACGATATTAGAACCAAAAGAGCCAATATTGGGGTTTTAGTGACTGAAGTTATGCCCGCCGGAATGGACCGCATGGGAATGCGCGACGGAATCTGGATTTGTACTTATGAAGAATTTAAAGGCTTAAGTGCTGTTTTACGACAATCTTTAATACAGGTTAGCCAGGCTGTTCAGGCACAGGAAAACAAAGGCGATAAAATGTCGATGTTGTATGATTTTTTAACCAGCAATGAATTCCGTTTACAGGTGGAAGGAATTGTTGAGGGCTTCACACAGATGCAAAGTGATCTGGACTCCGAAAAAAGAGCTATGCAGCGTATTTGGAAGCAACGTGAAAAACAGATCGAAAAAGTAGTTCACAACACTTTGGGAATGTACGGTTCGATTCGAGGTATTGCCGGAAATGCTGTTCAGACGGTACGAGCTCTAGAACTTGATTTTGTAGAAGACGAGGAAGAACAAAAAACAAAGGAACTGGAATAA
- a CDS encoding molybdenum cofactor biosynthesis protein MoaE, which produces MSKNVFVEGPISPEFIAESIAKHQSKHTIGAHNIFLGQVRADVIHNNTVVAIDYSAYTDMANEALHTIRERAFTKFDLTCMHIYHSLGVVKAGEICLFVFVSATRRKQVYEATEAIVNWVKTDVPIFGKEMFENDTFTWKQNS; this is translated from the coding sequence ATGAGTAAAAATGTATTTGTAGAAGGGCCAATCAGTCCTGAATTTATAGCCGAGTCGATCGCAAAACACCAATCCAAACACACGATTGGGGCGCACAATATTTTTTTAGGACAAGTTCGTGCCGATGTCATTCATAATAATACCGTTGTGGCTATCGATTATTCGGCTTATACGGATATGGCCAACGAAGCTTTGCACACCATTCGCGAACGAGCGTTTACTAAATTTGATTTGACCTGCATGCACATTTACCATAGTCTGGGCGTTGTAAAAGCGGGCGAAATTTGTTTGTTTGTCTTTGTTTCAGCAACGCGACGCAAACAGGTTTATGAAGCAACAGAGGCTATTGTAAACTGGGTTAAAACCGATGTGCCCATTTTTGGGAAAGAAATGTTTGAAAACGATACCTTCACCTGGAAACAGAATTCCTAA
- a CDS encoding class I SAM-dependent methyltransferase, whose translation MKKSTIEEIRERFDKDVERFSNLETGQVATIDATISLELITEAAKRIVPTAVNVLDIGCGAGNYTLKMLSKVPNLNCTLVDLSLPMLDRAVERVSKETNGTVEVQQGDIREVALAENHFDIILAGAVLHHLRDDQDWETTFAKIFKLLKPGGCFFISDLITQDTEVLNSYTWQRYGDYLEEIGGAEYRQKVLDYVEKEDSPRSMNYQLDLMKKVGFTKVEILHKNMCFGAFGGIK comes from the coding sequence ATGAAAAAATCAACTATTGAAGAAATCAGAGAGCGTTTTGATAAGGATGTCGAACGATTTTCAAATTTAGAAACCGGACAGGTAGCCACTATCGATGCGACTATTTCGCTGGAATTAATTACCGAAGCCGCCAAAAGGATTGTTCCTACTGCGGTGAATGTTTTGGATATAGGCTGTGGTGCCGGAAATTATACTTTAAAAATGCTTTCGAAAGTGCCGAATTTAAATTGCACTCTGGTCGATTTGAGTTTGCCGATGCTGGACAGGGCCGTTGAAAGAGTTTCAAAAGAAACAAATGGAACAGTAGAGGTACAACAAGGCGATATCAGAGAAGTCGCTTTGGCAGAAAACCATTTTGATATTATTTTGGCAGGAGCAGTTTTGCATCATTTGAGAGACGATCAGGACTGGGAAACGACCTTTGCTAAAATTTTTAAATTATTAAAACCCGGTGGCTGTTTCTTTATTTCAGATTTAATTACTCAGGATACCGAAGTTTTAAACAGCTATACCTGGCAGCGTTATGGCGATTATCTGGAAGAAATTGGAGGAGCCGAATACCGACAAAAAGTTCTGGACTATGTGGAAAAAGAAGATTCTCCAAGATCGATGAATTACCAATTGGATCTGATGAAAAAAGTGGGTTTCACAAAAGTGGAAATTTTACACAAAAACATGTGTTTTGGAGCTTTTGGAGGAATTAAGTAA
- a CDS encoding response regulator transcription factor yields the protein MSKTIRVVLADNHVFVRDGIKSLLENEVNIEVVGEATDGIDTLEAVAASEPDLLILDIRMPHLTGIEVVEKLRSENNKVKIIILTTHESEEYVLGALKAGAEGYLLKDSSKEEFLKALHTVLNGGKYYSGDVSGILIHHFVHCTVSLGPKQALAEEITITKREKEILSLLLSGKGNKEIAETLKISKRTAEVHRFNLMKKLKVKNLMELSNKASEYSLL from the coding sequence ATGAGTAAAACGATTCGGGTAGTCCTCGCGGATAATCATGTTTTTGTAAGGGATGGAATAAAATCTTTGTTGGAAAACGAAGTAAACATAGAAGTTGTAGGCGAAGCTACAGATGGAATCGATACACTCGAAGCTGTTGCTGCAAGTGAGCCAGACTTACTTATACTAGACATACGTATGCCGCATTTAACTGGTATTGAAGTAGTCGAAAAACTTAGAAGTGAAAATAATAAGGTTAAGATTATTATACTCACCACACATGAATCTGAAGAATACGTATTAGGTGCATTGAAAGCAGGTGCCGAAGGGTATTTACTAAAAGATTCCAGCAAAGAAGAATTTTTAAAAGCCCTACATACAGTTTTAAATGGAGGAAAATATTACAGCGGTGATGTTTCAGGAATTTTGATTCATCACTTTGTGCATTGTACTGTTTCATTAGGGCCTAAACAAGCTTTAGCCGAAGAAATCACGATTACTAAGAGAGAAAAAGAAATTCTGTCTCTTTTATTATCCGGAAAAGGAAATAAGGAAATTGCCGAAACCCTCAAAATCAGCAAGCGTACTGCCGAAGTGCATCGTTTTAACTTAATGAAAAAACTAAAAGTAAAAAACCTGATGGAGCTTTCAAACAAAGCAAGCGAGTATTCTTTGTTATAA
- a CDS encoding endonuclease/exonuclease/phosphatase family protein has protein sequence MKIIAWNCNMAFRKKAGFLDAYNADIAVISECENPENLKFQTDTKLPNDILWYGTNPHKGLGVFSYSTYKFELLDCHNPLFKNILPIAVTGGAIDFTLFAVWANNPQDKDGQYVTQVWKAINYYTDLIKEHKTILIGDFNSNTIWDKPRREGNHSTVVNKLSEKKIFSTYHTYFNQEQGKEEHPTLYLYRHENKPYHLDYCFASQDFIAVLDTVEVGTYQDWTMLSDHKPLIINFNI, from the coding sequence ATGAAAATTATAGCATGGAATTGTAATATGGCATTCAGAAAAAAAGCAGGCTTTCTTGACGCTTATAATGCCGATATTGCTGTTATCTCTGAATGCGAAAATCCTGAAAATCTAAAATTCCAAACCGATACAAAATTGCCAAACGACATTCTTTGGTACGGAACCAATCCCCATAAAGGACTTGGTGTTTTCTCCTATAGCACTTATAAGTTTGAATTGTTGGACTGTCATAATCCGCTGTTCAAAAACATTTTGCCAATAGCGGTTACGGGCGGAGCCATCGATTTTACATTGTTTGCGGTTTGGGCCAATAATCCGCAGGATAAAGACGGGCAATATGTAACTCAGGTTTGGAAGGCGATTAATTACTATACAGATCTGATCAAGGAACATAAAACCATTTTGATTGGAGATTTTAACAGCAACACGATTTGGGACAAACCCCGAAGGGAAGGAAACCATAGTACCGTTGTAAATAAACTGAGCGAAAAAAAGATTTTCAGCACCTATCATACCTATTTCAATCAGGAACAGGGCAAAGAAGAGCATCCTACCTTATATCTTTACCGGCATGAAAACAAACCCTATCATTTGGATTACTGCTTTGCCTCGCAAGACTTTATAGCCGTTTTAGATACTGTCGAAGTTGGCACTTATCAGGACTGGACGATGCTGAGCGATCATAAACCTTTAATCATTAATTTCAATATATAA
- a CDS encoding sulfite exporter TauE/SafE family protein, which produces MTLLSSENLLLFSFALIVIAFLYSSVGHGGASGYLALMTIFAFPVAVMKPSALLLNLFVSSISFFFYYRMNYFRPKLFYPFAIASIPAAFIGGFVTLDNGIYKAVLGVVLAFAALRLFGVFNFKEKEAVKINLPFALTIGFAIGLLSGMLGIGGGIILSPILLFLGWASVKESAAISSLFIFVNSFAGMLGFFMGGKTIPVESFYLVPIAVVGGVLGGFYGSGYFSNKTLKIVLGTVILMASVKLIFP; this is translated from the coding sequence ATGACCCTATTAAGTTCCGAAAACCTATTGCTATTTAGTTTTGCATTAATTGTTATTGCATTTTTATATTCTAGTGTGGGACATGGAGGAGCATCGGGATATTTGGCTTTGATGACCATTTTTGCTTTTCCGGTGGCGGTGATGAAACCTTCGGCTTTGTTGTTGAATTTGTTTGTATCGAGTATTTCGTTTTTCTTTTATTATCGGATGAATTATTTCAGGCCAAAATTGTTTTATCCCTTTGCAATCGCGTCAATTCCGGCAGCATTTATAGGTGGATTTGTCACATTAGATAACGGTATTTATAAAGCAGTTTTAGGAGTAGTCTTGGCTTTTGCAGCGTTAAGGCTGTTTGGGGTTTTTAATTTTAAAGAAAAAGAGGCTGTTAAAATTAACCTGCCGTTTGCCCTAACAATTGGTTTTGCAATCGGATTATTATCCGGAATGTTGGGAATAGGGGGCGGTATAATTTTAAGTCCTATTTTATTGTTTTTGGGATGGGCGTCCGTAAAAGAATCAGCGGCCATTTCGAGTTTATTCATATTTGTGAATTCTTTTGCGGGAATGTTAGGCTTTTTTATGGGCGGAAAAACAATCCCTGTCGAAAGTTTTTATTTGGTTCCAATTGCAGTTGTGGGAGGAGTATTGGGAGGATTTTACGGAAGTGGTTATTTCTCAAACAAAACGCTGAAAATAGTTTTAGGAACTGTAATTTTAATGGCAAGCGTCAAATTGATTTTTCCTTAA